CGACCGCGCGGCCCATGCGCCAGGCCTCGAGGCCCGTGCCGCGCAGCGCCGCGAGCGCGCGCTCCGCGTCGCCCGGCGCCACGGTGACCGTGAAGCCGACGCCCATGTTGAACACGGTGTAGAGCTCCGCGGCGTCGAGCTCGCCGATGCGCTGGATCACGCGCATGACCGCCGGCACGGGCGGCAGTGAGTCGATCTCGAACCCGACCGGCGCCTCGACGCGGCGGATGTTCAGGAAGCCGTCGCCCGTGATGTGCGCGAGCGCGTGCGGAGTGACTCCCGCCTTGGCCAGCGCCTCGACCTGCGGCACGTAGATGCGCGTGGGCACGAGCAGCGCCTCGCCCACGGTCATGCCCAGGTCGGCCAGGTTCTCGTCGAGGCGGAACTTGCGCGTCAGCACCGCGCGCGCGAGTGAGAGACCATTGGAGTGCACGCCGCTCGACGCCACGCCGAGCAGCGCGTCGCCCGGCTGCACGCGCGAGCCGTCGATCAGCGCGCCGTCGGGCACGATGCCCAGCGCCATGCCCGCGAGGTCGAGCCCGCTGCCCTCTTTCGCGCCGCGCAGCATGTCGGGGATTTGCGCGGTCTCGCCGCCCACGATCGCCACGCCGGCCTGTCTCGCGCCTTCGCACAGACCGCGGCCGATCTGCCCGAACACTTCCGGGTCACAGCGCTCGACGGCGATGTAGTCGAGCATGGCGAGCGGCTTGGCGCCCACGCACAACAGGTCGTTCACGTTCATCGCCACGCAGTCGATGCCGACCGTGTCGTACTTCCCGATCGCCTGCGCGACCAGGAGCTTCGAGCCGACGCCGTCGGTGGTGAGCGCGAGGTGCAGCGGTCCCACGCGGATCACGGCCGCGAAGTGACCGATGCCCAGCTCGGTGCCCGAGCCGAACGCGGCCGTGGGCGCGATCTCGAGCAGGAGCCGCGCGAGCGCGCGGTCCGCCTCGGTCGTGTCGACGCCGCTGCGCGCGTACTCGCTCATCGCGAGCGACTCACGTGTACGGCGATTCGCCGCGGCTTCGGCGCAGGCGCGCCCGTCGGTTCTTGGCCCGCAGCTTCGCGCGATGCCGGACGCTGCGGCCGCGCTTGCGGTGGCTGAGCTTGGTGCGCTTCTTCATTGCGGGGCGCAGCTTACCGACCCCGCCACACACGCACAACCTGGCGGCGCTCGCGCGCGTCGATGCGCGCGCGCAGCGCCCGGCGACGCTCGGCCAGCCGCCTGCCGACGAACGCGGGGTCACGCACGCTCCGGCCCAGCTGCAGCGAGTTGCGGAAGCGCACGAAGGCGCGAAAGGCCGCCCGCTCATGGCGCAGCTCGCGGGCCAGGAGCTCGATCACGATCGCGTCGTCGAGGAAGCCCAGCCCGGGGACCGAGTCGGCGATCAGGTCGTCGGGGTCCGTGAAATAGCACAGCGCTGCCCGCACCCGCGCGCGGGCCTGCTCGGGCGGTCGCCAGTCGGGGTCGAGCAAGAGCTCGATCAGCTCTTCGAGCGCCCCGACCCGCTCCAGCACGTAGGCCGGCGGCTCGAACTTGCGCAGCTCGGCGGCGCGGGCGCGGGCGGCCTGAGCCAGCGCCTGCTCGGGCCGCTCACTCGCGCGCGCGGCCGCGCGCTCTGCGACGCCGCGCAGGTGGCGTAGGTCGCGCGCGCCGAGCGTGAAGGTGACCGTGAGACGGTCGAGCGGGGGCACCCGCTCCGGTTAGCATGCCGGGAATGGAGCGGCCAGAGACTCGCCAGGGGCGTCCGTGAGCGGCCGCGTGCGCGTGCGCGCCGGTGTGCCCGAGCGCGCGCTCGAACGCCTGCGCGCGGCCGGGCTGGAGGCCGAGGTCGGGCCGCTCGAGGTCGAGGGCCACGACGCACTTCTGTGTCTCCTCACCGACCGCATCGACGCCGCGTTCCTCGCCGCCGCGCCCGGGCTCAAGATCGTGGCCAACCTGGCGGTGGGCACCGACAACATCGACCTCGCGGCCGCGCGCGCGCGCGGTGTCCTGGTCTCCAACACGCCCGACGTGCTCACCGACGCGACGGCCGATCTCGCGTTCGCGCTCCTGCTCGCGGCCGCGCGGCGCCTGCCCTGGGCCGACCGCTACGTGCGCGGCGGCGGCTTCACCGGCTGGCGGCCCGATCTCGGGCTCGGGCTCGACGTCACGGGCCGCACGCTCGGCATCGTGGGCTTCGGCCGGATCGGCCGCGCCGTGGCCGAGCGCGCGCGCGGCTTCCGCATGGAGGTGATCTGGCACGGCCGCCAGGGCGGCACGCCGCTCGACGAGCTGCTCTCGCGCAGTGACTTCGTGTCGCTGCACGCGCCACTCACTCCAAAGACGCGCCACCTGATCGGCGCGCGCGAGCTCGGGCGCATGCGGCCGCACGCCGTGCTGGTGAACACCGCTCGCGGCCCGCTCGTCGACGAGGCTGCGCTGGTCCAGGCGTTGCGCGAGGGCGTGATCGCGGGCGCCGGCCTCGACGTATTCGAG
This genomic window from Myxococcota bacterium contains:
- the purM gene encoding phosphoribosylformylglycinamidine cyclo-ligase — its product is MSEYARSGVDTTEADRALARLLLEIAPTAAFGSGTELGIGHFAAVIRVGPLHLALTTDGVGSKLLVAQAIGKYDTVGIDCVAMNVNDLLCVGAKPLAMLDYIAVERCDPEVFGQIGRGLCEGARQAGVAIVGGETAQIPDMLRGAKEGSGLDLAGMALGIVPDGALIDGSRVQPGDALLGVASSGVHSNGLSLARAVLTRKFRLDENLADLGMTVGEALLVPTRIYVPQVEALAKAGVTPHALAHITGDGFLNIRRVEAPVGFEIDSLPPVPAVMRVIQRIGELDAAELYTVFNMGVGFTVTVAPGDAERALAALRGTGLEAWRMGRAVADPERKVRILPERLVGRSKHFVRES
- a CDS encoding D-glycerate dehydrogenase, with the protein product MSGRVRVRAGVPERALERLRAAGLEAEVGPLEVEGHDALLCLLTDRIDAAFLAAAPGLKIVANLAVGTDNIDLAAARARGVLVSNTPDVLTDATADLAFALLLAAARRLPWADRYVRGGGFTGWRPDLGLGLDVTGRTLGIVGFGRIGRAVAERARGFRMEVIWHGRQGGTPLDELLSRSDFVSLHAPLTPKTRHLIGARELGRMRPHAVLVNTARGPLVDEAALVQALREGVIAGAGLDVFEREPALAAGLAELPQVVLAPHVGSATPATRDRMAEVAAENVIAALAGKPIPNRVS
- a CDS encoding YkvA family protein, with translation MPPLDRLTVTFTLGARDLRHLRGVAERAAARASERPEQALAQAARARAAELRKFEPPAYVLERVGALEELIELLLDPDWRPPEQARARVRAALCYFTDPDDLIADSVPGLGFLDDAIVIELLARELRHERAAFRAFVRFRNSLQLGRSVRDPAFVGRRLAERRRALRARIDARERRQVVRVWRGR